GCGGCGGCACAGAGCTTGGAATGGCGGCAAAAGTCTTGAGCGTCGAGCTAGTACGCACGGTCAGACTGCCCTCCGCAGTACCAGCGACTGACAGATAGACCCGCCCCCGTCCCTTGTCGCAGCGCAACGTCAGGACGGCATCACCGCCTGCAGGGCCGAAAAGCGCAACGGATCCGCGTGTATCGGTACGATAAACCCATGTTCCAGCTTCGATAGGCCAATCAATCCAGTCAGCTGCTTGCTGCACGGGGGCAACCAGTGGCGGCGCAGCCAAAGGCGCGGATGGCGGCGGCACCGGTTGCGGCGCTGGCGCAGGGGGCGTCGGCACCGAACAGGCGGCCAGTGCCAATGCCGTGATCAAGATCGAAAATCGAAGCTGCATCGATGCACTTATGGCCAAAAGCGATCGGGCGCGCTAGGCCCCTTGGCGATGAAAGCACCCAAAATCCGGATCGATCAACTGCTTGTCGAACGCGGGCTCGCCGAGAGCCGGACGCGGGCGCAAGCCCTGGTGATGGCCGGACAGGTGATGATCGGCGATAAAAAGGCCGATAAGCCGGGGTTGCAGATCGCATCCGATGCCGCAGTCAGCGTCAAGGGACAGGACCATCCCTGGGTGTCGCGTGGCGGTGTAAAACTGGCACATGCGCTCGATCATTTCACCATCGATGTCGACGGGATGACAGCGATTGACGTTGGCTCTTCTACCGGCGGCTTTACCGACGTCATGCTGAGCAAGGGCGCGCTGCGTGTCTATGCCGTCGACAGCGGCACCAATCAGCTTGCATGGAAATTGCGGCAGGACCCGCGTGTTATCGTCCACGAGCAGACCAGCGCACGCATCTTGAACGAAACGCATATCCCCGAAGCGGTCGACCTGATCGTCTGCGACGCAAGCTTCATCAGCCTTGCCAAGGTGCTGGAACGGCCAATGTCCTTTGCCAAACCCGGTGCGCAGTTGGTTGCACTGATCAAGCCGCAATTCGAGGCTGGGCGCGGCGAGGTCGGCAAAGGCGGCGTAGTTCGCGATGGTGCAGTCCACGACCGCGTGTGCGCCGAAGTGCAGGACTGGCTGCACAGCGTTGGGTGGAACGTCAATGGCTTGACAGAGAGCCCGATTACCGGGCCCAAGGGCAATGTCGAGTTTCTCGTTTGGGCGCATCGCCCGGCACTAATCGCCGACGCCTAATCGAAACCCACAAAGGTCGCTGCCTCCGCCACACTTTTGCGCTCGGAAACCACGGCATTGGCGGGAAAGCTCTCATCGGGCCAACCCAGTGCAATGCTTTTCATGATCACCTGATCATCAGCAATGCCGGCATGTTCGCGAACCACCGGCGACTGCATGATGCCTTGGCTGTTAATCACTGCACCCAGACCGCGCGACCATGCCGCATTGACCAGCGCAGTTGCGACCGCACCGCAATCAAAAGGGGTGTCGTCGCTGCCATCAACGACGCGGTCATAAGTGATGATCACGCAGACCGGCGCATCAAACTGACGAAAACCGCGGAGCACCCAGTCCTGCCGTTTTTCGGCATCATCGCGCGCGATTCCCATCGCGCCGAACAATTGTTTGGCGACACCAACCTGCCGTTCCCGGTGCACACCGTCAAAGGCATTTCCGGTTCGAAACTCGCGTGATTGCGGGACGCCCGCCAACGTACGCTCGGTATTGCCTTTGCGGATGCGATCGAGCGGTTCGCCAGTGATCACGTAGAAGTTCCACGGCTGGGTATTCATCGACGAAGGCGCCCGCATCGCAAGCTGCAATATTTCCTCGATCAATTTCTGCGGCACGGGATCAGGCTTGTACCCGCGAATGCTGCGCCGCCCCATGACCACCGAATCGAAATCCATATCGCTCTTCCCCCGTTTTTGGCCGTTAATTGTAAAGCCGCTATTCTCGATCCGACATAACGCAAATTCGGTCGGGCAAAAGCCTTGATTTACGATGCGACGGGAACCGTCCGGCAAGGGGGCCGTTACCCCTATCGTATGACAGCCTAAGCCATGCGAGCGATTTGATTTCCATCAATGCGCGTTCATTTGTCGTTGTTAGTTTCATTCCGATGGTTTCGAAGGAAAGAAAGACGATGAAATCTATAATTTTGCATGTGCATGGTGACGAAGGTTTTTCAAACCGCATGGATGTCGCGCTTGATCTGTGCCGTGCGCATGACGCCCATCTGACCTGCATCCATGTAACGCCCTACGCCGCCTATGCGTCGTTCGATGCAGCCGGCGGCATGTTTGCCAGCGGCGTTTTGATCGAGGAACTGAACAAGCAGCAAGCGACGATGCAGGCCGACGTAGAAAAGCGGTTAGCGCATGAAGATGTGCGTTGGGATTGGCAAAGCTATGATGGCGATGTGGCGCAAACGCTTGTGTCTGCATCTGCACTTGCCGATCTTGTCGTGCTCGGTCAGGCGAGTGCGGCACCCCGTTCGGGCAACGCCGCCTTGCCGATCGTTGATGATGTTTCAGTAAATGCGGGTTGTGCAGTGCTGGTTGTTCCCGAAGGATGCAACCGTTTCCAGTCGACGGCACCGGCAGTTATTGGGTGGAATGCTTCCGAACAATCGGCGCGCGCCATCAGGCAGACATTGCCGATGCTAAAACTCGCCTCGTCGGTTCATTTGGTATCGATCAGTGTTGAGGATGACGATTTTCCTCAATTGGGGGCATCCACCTATCTCTCACGCCATGGTATTTCTTCGGAACTGCACATCATTGACGCCAAAGGGCGCAATGCCGAAGAGGAATTGCATCGTTTCGCTGTCAATCAGGGTGCTGGCATGCTGTTGATCGGGGCATATGGTCATTCGCGCCTACGCGAAACGCTTTTAGGCGGCGTGACCCGTTTTCTTACATTACGCGCCAAATTACCTCTGGTGCTCGGACGTTAAGCGGCAACAGACAGATCTTCCAGTCGGCGCCGGTCCTTGATGATGACACTGCGCCTGTCGGGTAGTTC
This portion of the Sphingobium sp. genome encodes:
- a CDS encoding nitroreductase, with protein sequence MDFDSVVMGRRSIRGYKPDPVPQKLIEEILQLAMRAPSSMNTQPWNFYVITGEPLDRIRKGNTERTLAGVPQSREFRTGNAFDGVHRERQVGVAKQLFGAMGIARDDAEKRQDWVLRGFRQFDAPVCVIITYDRVVDGSDDTPFDCGAVATALVNAAWSRGLGAVINSQGIMQSPVVREHAGIADDQVIMKSIALGWPDESFPANAVVSERKSVAEAATFVGFD
- a CDS encoding universal stress protein gives rise to the protein MKSIILHVHGDEGFSNRMDVALDLCRAHDAHLTCIHVTPYAAYASFDAAGGMFASGVLIEELNKQQATMQADVEKRLAHEDVRWDWQSYDGDVAQTLVSASALADLVVLGQASAAPRSGNAALPIVDDVSVNAGCAVLVVPEGCNRFQSTAPAVIGWNASEQSARAIRQTLPMLKLASSVHLVSISVEDDDFPQLGASTYLSRHGISSELHIIDAKGRNAEEELHRFAVNQGAGMLLIGAYGHSRLRETLLGGVTRFLTLRAKLPLVLGR
- a CDS encoding TlyA family RNA methyltransferase, whose product is MKAPKIRIDQLLVERGLAESRTRAQALVMAGQVMIGDKKADKPGLQIASDAAVSVKGQDHPWVSRGGVKLAHALDHFTIDVDGMTAIDVGSSTGGFTDVMLSKGALRVYAVDSGTNQLAWKLRQDPRVIVHEQTSARILNETHIPEAVDLIVCDASFISLAKVLERPMSFAKPGAQLVALIKPQFEAGRGEVGKGGVVRDGAVHDRVCAEVQDWLHSVGWNVNGLTESPITGPKGNVEFLVWAHRPALIADA